The sequence TCGATGTGCGAATCAAGCGGATCGACGCTGAGGCCGATGACCTTGACGTTGCGCTTATCGAACTCGGGTTTCAACTTTGCCGCCATGCCGAGTTCGGTCGTGCAGACGGGCGTGTAATCTTTTGGGTGCGAGAAGAGAACGCCCCAGCTATCGCCGAGCCATTCGTGAAAATTGATCTCGCCCTGTGTTGTTTGAGCCGTAAAATTTGGTGCTTCGTCTCCGAGACGTATGCTCATATCGGGTACCTCCACTGGAATTTTCGAGCAGTATATCACACTGCCGAAGTGCGTTGCTCGTTGGGTTATTCGGTCGCGGCGGCTTCGGCATTCTCATCGCCGCCGTCGGGCTTTAGCCGGAGAAGCTGAATGCGTTTGCCGTCGCTGCGGAGAACCTCTACATGCAGGCCGCGAACGACGAGCTGCTCGCCTTTTTTTGGCACGTAGCCCGCTTCTGTTACGACAAGCCCGGCGATAGTGTTGTATTCCTCATCTTCGAGGTCTAGGCCGAGCAGCCGCTCGATCTTGTCGATCTCGGTCGAGCCAACGACGTCCCAGTAGCCGTCCTCGCCCTCGATGATCTCAATGATCTCCTCTTCCTCAATGTCTTCATCCTCGATCTCACCAACTATCTCCTCGATGAGGTCCTCGACCGTTACGACGCCCGCCACGCCGCCGTATTCATCAATGACAACGGCGATCTGGACGTGATTTTGCTGCATCGCCTTGAGAAGGTCTGAAGCCGGTTTCGTTTCCGGCACGAAGAACGCCGGCCGGAGCATGTCCTTGATGGGGAGCATTTCGTTCCCATTTGCCCAGGCCTGGAGAAGGTCGCGGACGTAAAGCACACCCTCAATGTTCTCGATGCTTCCGCTGTAAACAAGAATGCGGGAATACTTGTGCTCGATTATCAGGTCGCGGGCATCGCGGACGGTGGCCTCGATCGAGATAGCGACGATCTCGGTTCGCGGCGTCATAACGTCGCCGGCGACCGTGTCGCTGAAGCCGACCATCGATTCAATAAGCTCGCGGTCGCGTTCCTCGATTATGCCCTCGGCTTCGCCGACCTCGATAAGTGCCTGAAGGTCGTCTGCGGCGTCGTCTTCCGCCTCTTCGATGCTTTCGGGCGTCGAGGTTGCATCCAAGCGGACGGCCTCGTTTCCGGTGCCGAGAAATCGCGAGAACGGTGCGATCGTCCAGCTCCATGCCGTATAAAGCGGCCGGACCGCCGGGAGCAAAGCCATTAACCGCTTTTCAGGATCGGAACGGACGATCATTTTCGGGATCAGTTGCCGAAAAAGGATCGTCGCAGTAAGTGCGATGGCGAGCGAATAGAGAGCAACCTCCTGCGGCGTCGAAAGCCATTCGATCGCAGAGACTGTCACGAGTACAGCGAAGGTGATAAGCAGAATATGGATCGTCAGCGAAAGGGCAAAGCGAAACCCGGAGCGGTCGATGAGTATCTGCCTTAGAAAAACGGCACGCGCAGGCGAATCGGAATCTTCAACATCGCTCGCAAGCCGACGGAGTGAAATGTCCGAAAGTTGGGAAAATGCCATGTCCACCGTCGCCAGAAACGCCAGCAAAATAAGGATCAAGGCACTAAGTGCTATCTCTGCTTCCATATAATGGATATTGGGAATAGTAAGCTCTAGCTTGGTAAGAAATCAAACGCCATCCGTGCGATGCTCGGTATTCTTCCATTTGTGGCCGCTCTTCGCAAGCAGATCATCGGCTTCCTTTGGCCCCCAACTGCCTGAGCCATAGTTGGGAAAGTTGCGAGGTGGGACGGCGGCCCAAACGTCCAGGATCGGCGAAACGATCGCCCAACTCGCCTCGACCATATCGGCCCGCTGAAAGAGCGTTGCGTCACCGATCATGCAATCGAAAAGCAGCCGCTCATACCCGGTCGAGATCTGCTCGCCGAAGTGGTCCACGTAGTTGAAGTCCATATCAACGGCTCCCATCTTTACGATCGGACCGGGGATCTTTGCACCGAAGTGGAGCGTGATGCCTTCGTCGGGCTGAATGTGTATCTCGA comes from Acidobacteriota bacterium and encodes:
- a CDS encoding HlyC/CorC family transporter; protein product: MEAEIALSALILILLAFLATVDMAFSQLSDISLRRLASDVEDSDSPARAVFLRQILIDRSGFRFALSLTIHILLITFAVLVTVSAIEWLSTPQEVALYSLAIALTATILFRQLIPKMIVRSDPEKRLMALLPAVRPLYTAWSWTIAPFSRFLGTGNEAVRLDATSTPESIEEAEDDAADDLQALIEVGEAEGIIEERDRELIESMVGFSDTVAGDVMTPRTEIVAISIEATVRDARDLIIEHKYSRILVYSGSIENIEGVLYVRDLLQAWANGNEMLPIKDMLRPAFFVPETKPASDLLKAMQQNHVQIAVVIDEYGGVAGVVTVEDLIEEIVGEIEDEDIEEEEIIEIIEGEDGYWDVVGSTEIDKIERLLGLDLEDEEYNTIAGLVVTEAGYVPKKGEQLVVRGLHVEVLRSDGKRIQLLRLKPDGGDENAEAAATE